Proteins co-encoded in one Oncorhynchus kisutch isolate 150728-3 linkage group LG1, Okis_V2, whole genome shotgun sequence genomic window:
- the LOC109890350 gene encoding serine/arginine-rich splicing factor 7 isoform X2 codes for MSRHGRNGGDSKIYVGNLGTGAGKGELERAFGYYGPLRTVWIARNPPGFAFVEFEDTRDAEDAVRGLDGKLISGSRVRVELSTGMPRRSRYERAPTNRPFDSNDKCYECGERGHYAYDCHRYGRRRRTRSRSHSRSGGRRYSRSRSQGRGRRSRSFSPRRSRSPRRSRALTPKRSRSRSKSRSRSTSHSHAKTRSGSVGRSKSGSPTRSHSTSRSPRRSDSSERDD; via the exons ATGTCAAGACACGGTCGAAACGGAGGAG ACTCCAAGATTTATGTCGGTAACCTGGGCACTGGTGCAGGGAAAGGAGAGCTAGAGCGGGCGTTCGGGTATTACGGACCTTTAAGAACCGTGTGGATTGCTAGGAACCCCCCGGGCTTTGCCTTTGTGGAGTTTGAAGACACCCGGGATGCAGAAGATGCGGTCCGAGGCCTTGACGGCAA GTTGATTTCTGGATCTCGAGTTCGAGTTGAATTATCTACAGGAATGCCGCGGCGATCTCGGTACGAGCGTGCGCCCACCAACCGGCCCTTTGACTCCAACGACAAGTGCTATGAGTGTGGTGAGCGGGGGCACTATGCCTACGACTGCCACCGCTACGGTCGACGAAGGAGGACCAG GTCCCGGTCTCACTCCAGGTCCGGTGGGAGGAGGTACTCTCGCTCTCGCAGCCAGGGCCGTGGCAGGAG ATCAAGATCCTTCTCTCCACGCCGCTCTCGTTCTCCTAGAAGATCTAGAGCCCTTACCCCCAAGAGGTCAAG ATCTCGATCAAAGTCCAGATCAAGGTCTACGTCACATTCTCATGCAAAGACCAG GTCTGGTTCTGTGGGCAGATCCAAGTCTGGTTCCCCCACGAGGAG CCACTCTACCTCGAGGAGTCCTCGTCGAAGTGACAGCTCGGAGAGGGACGACTGA
- the LOC109890350 gene encoding serine/arginine-rich splicing factor 7 isoform X1: MSRHGRNGGDSKIYVGNLGTGAGKGELERAFGYYGPLRTVWIARNPPGFAFVEFEDTRDAEDAVRGLDGKLISGSRVRVELSTGMPRRSRYERAPTNRPFDSNDKCYECGERGHYAYDCHRYGRRRRTRSRSHSRSGGRRYSRSRSQGRGRRSRSFSPRRSRSPRRSRALTPKRSRSRSKSRSRSTSHSHAKTRSGSVGRSKSGSPTRSCSKSKASPQKLSHSTSRSPRRSDSSERDD, translated from the exons ATGTCAAGACACGGTCGAAACGGAGGAG ACTCCAAGATTTATGTCGGTAACCTGGGCACTGGTGCAGGGAAAGGAGAGCTAGAGCGGGCGTTCGGGTATTACGGACCTTTAAGAACCGTGTGGATTGCTAGGAACCCCCCGGGCTTTGCCTTTGTGGAGTTTGAAGACACCCGGGATGCAGAAGATGCGGTCCGAGGCCTTGACGGCAA GTTGATTTCTGGATCTCGAGTTCGAGTTGAATTATCTACAGGAATGCCGCGGCGATCTCGGTACGAGCGTGCGCCCACCAACCGGCCCTTTGACTCCAACGACAAGTGCTATGAGTGTGGTGAGCGGGGGCACTATGCCTACGACTGCCACCGCTACGGTCGACGAAGGAGGACCAG GTCCCGGTCTCACTCCAGGTCCGGTGGGAGGAGGTACTCTCGCTCTCGCAGCCAGGGCCGTGGCAGGAG ATCAAGATCCTTCTCTCCACGCCGCTCTCGTTCTCCTAGAAGATCTAGAGCCCTTACCCCCAAGAGGTCAAG ATCTCGATCAAAGTCCAGATCAAGGTCTACGTCACATTCTCATGCAAAGACCAG GTCTGGTTCTGTGGGCAGATCCAAGTCTGGTTCCCCCACGAGGAG CTGTTCAAAATCTAAAGCTTCACCTCAAAAACTAAG CCACTCTACCTCGAGGAGTCCTCGTCGAAGTGACAGCTCGGAGAGGGACGACTGA
- the LOC109890350 gene encoding serine/arginine-rich splicing factor 7 isoform X4 produces the protein MSRHGRNGGDSKIYVGNLGTGAGKGELERAFGYYGPLRTVWIARNPPGFAFVEFEDTRDAEDAVRGLDGKLISGSRVRVELSTGMPRRSRYERAPTNRPFDSNDKCYECGERGHYAYDCHRYGRRRRTRSRSHSRSGGRRYSRSRSQGRGRRSRSFSPRRSRSPRRSRALTPKRSRSRSKSRSRSTSHSHAKTSHSTSRSPRRSDSSERDD, from the exons ATGTCAAGACACGGTCGAAACGGAGGAG ACTCCAAGATTTATGTCGGTAACCTGGGCACTGGTGCAGGGAAAGGAGAGCTAGAGCGGGCGTTCGGGTATTACGGACCTTTAAGAACCGTGTGGATTGCTAGGAACCCCCCGGGCTTTGCCTTTGTGGAGTTTGAAGACACCCGGGATGCAGAAGATGCGGTCCGAGGCCTTGACGGCAA GTTGATTTCTGGATCTCGAGTTCGAGTTGAATTATCTACAGGAATGCCGCGGCGATCTCGGTACGAGCGTGCGCCCACCAACCGGCCCTTTGACTCCAACGACAAGTGCTATGAGTGTGGTGAGCGGGGGCACTATGCCTACGACTGCCACCGCTACGGTCGACGAAGGAGGACCAG GTCCCGGTCTCACTCCAGGTCCGGTGGGAGGAGGTACTCTCGCTCTCGCAGCCAGGGCCGTGGCAGGAG ATCAAGATCCTTCTCTCCACGCCGCTCTCGTTCTCCTAGAAGATCTAGAGCCCTTACCCCCAAGAGGTCAAG ATCTCGATCAAAGTCCAGATCAAGGTCTACGTCACATTCTCATGCAAAGACCAG CCACTCTACCTCGAGGAGTCCTCGTCGAAGTGACAGCTCGGAGAGGGACGACTGA
- the LOC109890350 gene encoding serine/arginine-rich splicing factor 7 isoform X3, whose amino-acid sequence MSRHGRNGGDSKIYVGNLGTGAGKGELERAFGYYGPLRTVWIARNPPGFAFVEFEDTRDAEDAVRGLDGKLISGSRVRVELSTGMPRRSRYERAPTNRPFDSNDKCYECGERGHYAYDCHRYGRRRRTRSRSHSRSGGRRYSRSRSQGRGRRSRSFSPRRSRSPRRSRALTPKRSRSRSKSRSRSTSHSHAKTRSNGTQGDIMWNAHDQEMSLCQ is encoded by the exons ATGTCAAGACACGGTCGAAACGGAGGAG ACTCCAAGATTTATGTCGGTAACCTGGGCACTGGTGCAGGGAAAGGAGAGCTAGAGCGGGCGTTCGGGTATTACGGACCTTTAAGAACCGTGTGGATTGCTAGGAACCCCCCGGGCTTTGCCTTTGTGGAGTTTGAAGACACCCGGGATGCAGAAGATGCGGTCCGAGGCCTTGACGGCAA GTTGATTTCTGGATCTCGAGTTCGAGTTGAATTATCTACAGGAATGCCGCGGCGATCTCGGTACGAGCGTGCGCCCACCAACCGGCCCTTTGACTCCAACGACAAGTGCTATGAGTGTGGTGAGCGGGGGCACTATGCCTACGACTGCCACCGCTACGGTCGACGAAGGAGGACCAG GTCCCGGTCTCACTCCAGGTCCGGTGGGAGGAGGTACTCTCGCTCTCGCAGCCAGGGCCGTGGCAGGAG ATCAAGATCCTTCTCTCCACGCCGCTCTCGTTCTCCTAGAAGATCTAGAGCCCTTACCCCCAAGAGGTCAAG ATCTCGATCAAAGTCCAGATCAAGGTCTACGTCACATTCTCATGCAAAGACCAG GAGCAACGGAACGCAGGgcgatatcatgtggaatgcgcatgaccaggaaatgtctctctgccagtaa
- the gemin6 gene encoding gem-associated protein 6 encodes MDTWRQLKPLEWCKYVNKEVKVTAHEKQQHHGWVFTVDPVSASIVLVTFQEKGGTPTVRVVTGHAVQEVEVLQEGNEETAGRLRVIFTPPGAHVLGPEEVRHRKERLRLWLEKNRIPVEEKGEMLCVANVLTVSAPYGAEDCSSSNEIILARVQSLVESNPDSTPDQPANS; translated from the exons ATGGACACGTGGCGTCAACTGAAGccactggagtggtgtaaatatGTCAACAAAGAGGTCAAAGTGACAGCGCACGAGAAACAACAACATCATGGTTGGGTTTTTACCGTTGATCCAGTATCTGCAAG TATAGTCCTAGTGACCTTCCAGGAGAAAGGAGGCACACCGACGGTCCGAGTTGTGACAGGCCATGCAGTGCAGGAAGTAGAGGTCCTCCAGGAGGGTAATGAAGAAACGGCGGGGCGGCTGAGGGTCATTTTCACACCCCCAGGAGCCCACGTCCTTGGCCCGGAAGAAGTGAGGCACAGGAAAGAGCGCCTCCGCCTGTGGTTGGAAAAGAACCGCATCCCCGTGGAAGAGAAAGGCGAGATGCTGTGCGTGGCCAACGTGCTGACAGTGAGCGCCCCTTATGGAGCGGAAGACTGTAGCAGCTCCAACGAGATCATCCTGGCCCGAGTGCAGAGCCTGGTGGAGAGCAACCCTGATTCAACTCCAGACCAGCCTGCCAACTCCTGA
- the LOC109890332 gene encoding uncharacterized protein LOC109890332 has translation MDHQMCAAMRGIVLLFLLSLWAGDKVDAQISEANLSKLITEMKKFGLQNREYAMAVRLTKDECKKGEFDVNVKPEVVKAALTAGQIYKGDKIIAAIPYNGYHAEYRLLSITTQDMGYPILHLTNNNKDCIIFFTTFSPCLESCMKERGGHSIINDLDRAFSTRDLNSKAFVFEKVWQPKWGGAKTNPPRQNVLNSFNTIHKKIPLYRCTHSKCYSCNEINTGHCLEGYSG, from the exons ATGGATCATCAG ATGTGTGCAGCTATGCGGGGGATTGTCCTTCTCTTTCTGCTTTCTCTCTGGGCTGGAGACAAGGTGGATGCTCAGATTAGTGAAGCAAATTTATCTAAACTGATTACAGAGATGAAAAA GTTCGGACTGCAAAATCGTGAGTATGCCATGGCTGTCAGGCTCACCAAAGATGAGTGCAAGAAAGGAGAGTTTGATGTCAACGTTAAACCAGAGGTGGTCAAGGCGGCACTTACCGCCGGACAAATCTACAAAGGAGACAAGATCATCGCAGCCATACCGTATAATGGCTACCACGCAGAGTATCGTCTCCTGAGTATTACTACCCAGGATATGGGCTACCCCATATTACACCTGACCAATAACAACAAGGACTGTATAATCTTCTTTACCACATTCTCTCCCTGCCTGGAGTCCTGTATGAAGGAAAGAGGAGGCCACAGCATTATCAATGACCTTGATAGGGCCTTTTCTACTAGAGACCTAAACTCTAAGGCCTTTGTGTTCGAGAAAGTCTGGCAACCTAAGTGGGGTGGGGCAAAAACCAATCCCCCAAGGCAAAATGTATTAAACTCCTTCAATACCATACATAAGAAAATCCCCCTATATCGCTGTACACACAGCAAGTGTTATTCTTGCAATGAGATAAACACAGGTCACTGTTTGGAGGGCTACAGTGGCTGA